The following are encoded in a window of Cloacibacillus sp. genomic DNA:
- a CDS encoding DUF1848 domain-containing protein: MNRVNITPDAVDGIVFWTKNPTPMLPRLGELARYHYYFQFTLNSYAADVEPRMDSKAERIIPAFKRLSDMIGPERVIWRYDPILINENYTAAYHIKYFERLARSLRGYTKKCVFSFIDLYRSTRDGLAEFAVHSPMLEQKSMLAKSIYEIASSYGLVLESCAEDIPLEEYGVAHGRCVDADLLGKISGRRIEAKRDKNQRPACGCAESVDIGMYGTCPSGCRYCYANHSKRNAAQNVARHDPASPLLCGEIGYGDRITERRTPPLRGCRQGNIFS; encoded by the coding sequence ATGAACAGGGTAAATATTACGCCTGACGCCGTTGACGGAATAGTATTTTGGACCAAAAATCCCACGCCGATGCTGCCAAGGCTTGGAGAGCTTGCGCGGTATCATTATTACTTTCAATTTACCCTAAACTCATACGCCGCCGACGTGGAGCCGAGGATGGACTCGAAAGCTGAACGCATCATTCCTGCGTTCAAAAGGCTCTCCGATATGATCGGCCCGGAACGCGTGATCTGGCGTTATGATCCGATATTGATAAATGAAAATTACACGGCCGCCTACCACATAAAATACTTTGAGCGTCTTGCCCGCAGTCTGCGGGGGTATACGAAAAAATGTGTTTTCAGCTTTATAGACCTTTATCGCAGCACGCGGGACGGCCTGGCGGAGTTTGCCGTCCATTCTCCTATGCTGGAACAGAAGTCCATGCTGGCAAAATCCATATATGAGATTGCTTCCTCCTACGGGCTGGTTTTGGAGAGCTGTGCCGAGGATATCCCGCTGGAGGAGTACGGCGTCGCTCATGGACGCTGCGTGGACGCCGATTTGCTGGGGAAAATCTCCGGCCGCAGGATTGAGGCTAAAAGAGACAAAAATCAAAGACCGGCGTGCGGCTGCGCGGAAAGCGTCGATATCGGGATGTACGGCACCTGTCCCAGCGGCTGTAGGTACTGTTACGCGAACCATAGCAAGAGAAATGCCGCGCAAAACGTCGCGAGACATGATCCAGCCTCACCGCTGCTGTGCGGAGAAATCGGATATGGGGACAGGATAACAGAGCGGCGGACGCCGCCGCTCCGCGGCTGTCGTCAGGGCAATATATTCAGTTGA
- a CDS encoding efflux transporter outer membrane subunit — translation MTTSALLAALFIGSFFHIDLGPKITSPLAYDMPPAYVSSVSGDIQTGRASAVEKIAPDTAWWTLFNEPVLNQCIDEAFRRNRDLEGALAAVAQSRAAFKVARGEQRPSLNAQLDASRSYILGGADGKRDETNLLEPAGGVSYEMDLWGKLQKATRAARENILATEAAKNTVRLSLAGEVAKNYFSLRAADRQIQIAQENLKSQQRTLDLSKYQYEQGQVSELEVRRNEALVASTAVQVRQLQLAMTQYETSLLLLMGRDPKEFAAREVPRGAYIAELPPCPSIPEGLPAELLTQRPDILQAAFNYRTALANIGSAKAAQYPTISLSGLIGNVNNSVSEMLDGPTGWAAAAGIVAPLYNGGKLEANVKKTEAAAQQALAQYYKTVQNAMKETIDAINANEKSEEVIALEIRQEEAQRRAFELAQSQYLDGMTSQLDLLDAQRSLLAVQLQLEGSRADRLNSAVGLCLALGGGWQYRAGDDLETKELPTPWKDKKEAGKKQ, via the coding sequence ATGACTACCAGCGCGCTTTTAGCGGCACTTTTTATCGGTTCGTTCTTTCATATAGACTTGGGGCCGAAGATAACGTCCCCTCTGGCGTACGATATGCCGCCGGCCTATGTGAGCTCCGTCTCCGGCGACATTCAGACAGGCAGAGCTTCCGCGGTGGAAAAGATAGCGCCTGATACCGCTTGGTGGACGCTCTTTAACGAGCCTGTCCTAAATCAGTGTATAGACGAGGCCTTCCGGCGTAATCGCGATCTCGAAGGCGCCCTTGCCGCCGTAGCCCAGTCGCGGGCCGCCTTCAAGGTGGCGCGCGGCGAACAGCGCCCCTCTTTGAACGCCCAGCTGGACGCTTCACGCTCATATATTCTTGGCGGCGCGGACGGAAAACGCGATGAGACAAACTTGCTTGAACCCGCAGGCGGCGTAAGCTATGAGATGGACCTCTGGGGCAAGCTCCAGAAGGCCACCCGCGCGGCGAGAGAAAACATCCTTGCGACCGAAGCGGCGAAGAACACGGTCCGCCTGTCATTGGCGGGCGAGGTGGCGAAGAATTACTTCTCGCTGCGCGCCGCCGACCGGCAGATACAAATCGCCCAGGAAAACCTCAAATCACAGCAGAGGACGCTTGACCTGAGCAAGTACCAGTACGAACAGGGACAGGTCAGCGAGCTGGAGGTGCGGCGCAACGAGGCCCTTGTCGCCTCCACGGCGGTGCAGGTCCGGCAGCTGCAGCTGGCGATGACGCAGTACGAAACTTCACTGCTGCTGCTGATGGGACGCGACCCCAAAGAGTTCGCCGCGCGCGAAGTGCCGCGCGGGGCATACATAGCGGAACTTCCGCCCTGCCCCTCCATTCCCGAGGGACTGCCCGCGGAGTTGCTGACTCAGCGCCCCGATATACTGCAGGCGGCCTTCAACTACCGCACGGCGCTCGCGAACATCGGTTCCGCGAAGGCGGCGCAGTATCCGACGATATCCCTCAGCGGCCTGATCGGAAACGTCAACAACTCCGTGAGCGAGATGCTGGACGGCCCTACGGGCTGGGCGGCGGCGGCTGGGATCGTAGCGCCGCTTTATAACGGCGGCAAACTTGAGGCAAACGTGAAAAAAACCGAGGCGGCGGCCCAGCAGGCGCTTGCCCAGTACTATAAAACTGTGCAGAACGCGATGAAAGAGACTATTGACGCCATCAACGCCAACGAAAAGAGCGAAGAGGTAATAGCCCTGGAGATCAGGCAGGAAGAGGCCCAGCGCAGGGCCTTTGAGCTGGCGCAGAGCCAGTACCTTGACGGAATGACAAGCCAGCTTGACCTGCTTGACGCCCAGCGCAGCCTGCTCGCCGTACAGCTGCAGCTTGAGGGCAGCCGGGCAGATCGTCTCAATTCGGCGGTTGGTCTTTGCCTCGCTCTTGGCGGAGGCTGGCAGTACCGCGCGGGCGACGATCTTGAGACAAAAGAGCTGCCTACTCCCTGGAAAGATAAAAAAGAGGCGGGAAAAAAGCAATAA
- a CDS encoding multidrug efflux RND transporter permease subunit: protein MFIKRPILATVCSIVIVIAGIVSIYTLPIAQFPELVPPQVTVSAQYPGATPEVIAQVVAAPLETQINGVDDMIYMNSVSNGQGNMVLTVTFELGTDADQATINVNNRVQMATPSIPAEVRQYGIVVQKSSPNLLLIFSLFSPQGIYDTTYISNYALLNVVDGLKRIPGVSDVNIFTNQDYAMRIWLKPDKMSQLGITPSDVAAAIQDQNSQYALGRFGDAPTKADIQKTYIMTTTGRLTTEEEFENIIIKSIPGGETVYLRDIARVQLGAKNYSFSGTQNGTPAVPVGVTLAPGANAIHVCDEVKAQLAEAQKKFPSGLVYDIPYDTTTFVRVSIEEVIITLIEALVLVFLVVLLFLQDLRATIIPCLAVPVSIIGTFAGLKAFGFSINTLTLFGVVLAIGLVVDDAIVVIENVDRHMEEDGLSPFDATCKAMEEVTAPVIAIVLVLTSVFVPIAFLGGFTGELYKQFAVTIATSVIISGFVALSLTPALCAMILKPSDHKPKFILFKWFNSFFDRLTYGFSSSVRVMLKHGIVVFVVFLLFLGATARMAVTLPTSLVPDEDQGIIMESMSLPDGSALNQTEELAKKVSEITSSMPEVETALVFAGYNILNSSNQSNYGAGFIRLKDWDQRKGAGEDSFSVANKVMGKAWSIPEGQVFAFNPPAIIGMSTTGGVEGYLQSRITTDADEIEAIVQKFIEEADKRPEIASVTTTFSTKVPQYYVYIDRVKAKSLGVSLADVFGAMGSIYSNYYVNDFDKMGRTFQVLISSESNYRDRPDGIKYTYIRSQNGDMIPLESLVELRPTTGPDTMERFNVFPAAKLTGQPAAGYTSGQVIKALEETAATLPDGYTLAWTGTAYQEKQTGSATMIAFVLGIIMVFLILAAQYERWSLPFAVVLSVPFALFGAFAATMLRGLSDDLYFQVALVTLIGLSAKNAILIVEFALEEHQKGVPLMQAAVNASHLRFRPIIMTSLAFILGVLPLAISTGAGAASRHSIGTGIIGGMVASTVIGIFFVPCFFMMVMRLSSHKKDSAAEDAVSTAEGEAK from the coding sequence ATGTTTATAAAACGGCCCATTCTGGCGACCGTTTGCTCAATCGTCATCGTCATCGCTGGGATAGTGTCTATTTATACGCTTCCCATCGCGCAGTTCCCTGAGCTTGTGCCGCCTCAGGTCACCGTCAGCGCGCAGTATCCGGGAGCGACTCCCGAGGTCATTGCGCAGGTCGTGGCCGCGCCGCTGGAGACGCAGATAAACGGCGTAGACGACATGATATACATGAACTCCGTCAGCAACGGGCAGGGAAACATGGTCCTCACCGTCACCTTTGAGCTTGGGACGGACGCCGACCAGGCTACGATAAACGTCAACAACCGCGTGCAGATGGCCACTCCCTCGATACCGGCGGAGGTCCGCCAGTACGGTATCGTTGTGCAGAAGTCGTCGCCCAACCTGCTGCTCATCTTCTCGCTCTTCTCACCACAGGGAATATACGACACGACTTACATAAGCAATTACGCGCTGCTCAACGTCGTTGACGGGCTCAAGCGCATTCCCGGAGTCAGCGACGTCAATATCTTCACAAACCAGGATTACGCGATGCGCATCTGGCTCAAACCCGACAAGATGTCGCAGCTGGGGATAACTCCCTCCGATGTCGCCGCCGCGATACAGGACCAGAACAGCCAATACGCGCTAGGGCGCTTCGGCGACGCGCCGACGAAAGCAGATATACAGAAGACCTATATCATGACGACGACCGGCCGTCTGACGACGGAAGAAGAATTTGAGAATATCATCATTAAGAGCATCCCAGGAGGAGAGACTGTCTATCTCAGGGATATCGCGCGCGTGCAGCTCGGCGCGAAAAACTACAGCTTCTCGGGAACGCAGAACGGCACGCCCGCCGTCCCCGTCGGGGTCACCCTCGCGCCGGGGGCCAACGCAATACACGTATGCGACGAGGTCAAGGCTCAGCTTGCCGAGGCGCAGAAGAAGTTCCCCAGCGGGCTCGTCTACGATATCCCTTATGACACTACGACCTTCGTCCGTGTATCTATAGAGGAAGTCATTATCACGCTCATCGAGGCGCTGGTGCTTGTGTTCCTCGTCGTTCTGCTCTTCCTGCAGGACCTCCGCGCCACGATAATTCCCTGTCTCGCCGTCCCTGTCTCCATAATCGGGACCTTCGCCGGACTCAAAGCCTTCGGATTCTCGATCAACACGCTGACGCTCTTCGGCGTCGTCCTTGCGATAGGGCTGGTAGTCGACGACGCTATCGTCGTCATTGAAAATGTCGACCGTCATATGGAGGAGGATGGCCTGTCGCCGTTCGACGCGACCTGCAAGGCGATGGAAGAGGTCACGGCGCCGGTCATCGCCATCGTCCTCGTGCTCACCTCCGTCTTTGTGCCGATCGCTTTCCTTGGAGGGTTCACAGGTGAGCTCTATAAGCAGTTTGCGGTCACGATCGCGACCTCGGTTATAATTTCCGGCTTTGTGGCGCTTTCGCTGACCCCCGCACTCTGTGCGATGATCCTGAAACCCTCGGACCACAAACCGAAATTTATCTTATTTAAGTGGTTCAACTCCTTCTTTGACCGCCTCACATATGGCTTCTCATCTTCCGTGCGTGTGATGCTCAAGCACGGCATAGTCGTCTTCGTCGTCTTCCTGCTCTTTCTTGGAGCCACGGCGCGGATGGCGGTGACACTGCCTACCTCCCTGGTTCCCGACGAAGACCAGGGTATCATCATGGAATCTATGTCCCTGCCCGACGGCAGCGCGCTCAACCAGACCGAGGAACTGGCGAAGAAGGTCTCTGAGATAACATCCTCCATGCCGGAGGTGGAGACGGCGCTCGTTTTTGCCGGGTACAACATCCTCAACTCTTCCAACCAGTCTAACTACGGCGCGGGATTTATCCGCCTTAAAGACTGGGATCAGCGTAAGGGAGCCGGCGAGGATTCGTTCTCCGTGGCTAATAAAGTGATGGGGAAGGCCTGGAGCATTCCCGAGGGGCAGGTCTTTGCCTTTAATCCGCCTGCGATTATCGGCATGAGCACCACGGGCGGCGTCGAAGGCTATCTGCAGAGCAGGATCACCACGGACGCCGATGAAATTGAGGCCATCGTCCAGAAGTTCATAGAAGAGGCCGACAAGAGGCCGGAGATCGCGAGCGTGACGACGACCTTCTCAACAAAGGTGCCGCAGTACTACGTCTACATCGACAGGGTGAAGGCCAAATCGCTCGGTGTCAGTCTGGCGGACGTTTTTGGGGCGATGGGCAGCATCTACAGCAACTATTATGTGAATGACTTTGATAAGATGGGACGCACCTTCCAGGTGCTTATCTCTTCCGAGTCGAATTACAGGGACAGGCCGGACGGCATCAAGTATACCTACATTCGTTCGCAAAACGGCGACATGATACCGTTGGAGTCTCTGGTCGAGCTGCGGCCGACGACTGGACCGGACACGATGGAGCGTTTCAACGTCTTTCCCGCCGCGAAGCTTACTGGACAGCCGGCTGCGGGATATACTTCCGGGCAGGTCATAAAGGCCCTGGAGGAGACGGCGGCGACGCTGCCCGACGGCTATACGCTCGCCTGGACCGGCACGGCCTATCAGGAGAAGCAGACCGGTTCGGCAACGATGATCGCCTTCGTGCTGGGTATCATCATGGTCTTCCTCATTCTGGCGGCGCAGTATGAGCGGTGGAGTCTGCCCTTTGCGGTAGTCCTCTCCGTTCCCTTCGCGCTCTTCGGCGCCTTTGCCGCGACGATGCTGCGCGGCCTCTCCGACGACCTTTATTTCCAGGTGGCGTTGGTCACGCTGATCGGCCTATCCGCGAAAAACGCCATTCTGATCGTTGAATTCGCGCTGGAAGAGCACCAAAAGGGGGTGCCGCTGATGCAGGCGGCGGTAAACGCCTCGCACCTGCGTTTCCGTCCGATCATCATGACCTCGCTGGCCTTCATTCTCGGAGTCCTGCCGCTCGCCATCAGCACCGGCGCGGGCGCCGCCAGCCGGCACTCGATCGGAACGGGTATAATCGGCGGCATGGTGGCGTCCACTGTGATCGGTATATTCTTTGTGCCCTGTTTCTTTATGATGGTCATGCGGCTCTCTTCACATAAAAAGGATTCCGCAGCCGAAGATGCAGTTTCAACAGCGGAAGGGGAGGCGAAGTAG
- a CDS encoding efflux RND transporter periplasmic adaptor subunit, translating into MENENKTTEIQSEPQNAESRKYIIYVIIAFIVIAAAAGWWYFKNEEKKKAAAAAAAMVPPPVVSEMTVKRSDMPITMEYTGQTAGFKQAELRAQVGGIIKKKSYKEGMPVKAGQVMFVIDQAPYRAAVNRNYASLKQSEVQMNLMKTDYDRASALYKKNAVSKADFDTAESNFKASKSAVDAARAALRQSQIDLEWTTVRAPIAGLSGKENYSVGNLIEAGGLLTTIVQSDKVYVDFAIPADTYRKSTLLAEQGFLKTEEGGPYVELALGDGTKIDKKGKIDFQNQFVTPQTASINARAVFDNKGNSLYSGQFVRVYVKGYYVPNIIQVPLKAILQASEKSFVYKLSDENTTEKVEITILRTIDNTCLVGKGLEEGERIVLDGVGKVRPGEKVAIEGAK; encoded by the coding sequence GTGGAAAACGAAAATAAGACAACGGAAATACAGAGCGAGCCCCAGAATGCTGAGAGCAGGAAATATATCATATATGTAATCATCGCATTCATAGTTATCGCCGCCGCCGCTGGCTGGTGGTATTTTAAGAACGAAGAAAAGAAAAAAGCCGCCGCGGCGGCCGCGGCAATGGTCCCGCCTCCCGTCGTCTCTGAAATGACGGTCAAGCGCTCCGACATGCCGATCACAATGGAATACACGGGGCAGACGGCTGGTTTCAAACAGGCTGAACTGCGCGCGCAGGTCGGAGGCATCATAAAGAAAAAATCATATAAAGAGGGCATGCCGGTAAAGGCTGGTCAGGTCATGTTCGTCATTGACCAGGCGCCCTACCGCGCCGCCGTCAACAGGAACTACGCCTCTCTGAAACAGAGCGAAGTGCAGATGAACCTGATGAAGACGGATTATGACAGGGCCTCGGCTCTTTATAAGAAAAACGCCGTGAGCAAGGCCGATTTTGACACGGCGGAGTCGAACTTCAAGGCGTCGAAATCGGCGGTGGACGCGGCCCGCGCCGCGCTGCGCCAGTCCCAGATAGATTTGGAATGGACGACCGTCAGGGCTCCGATCGCGGGTCTGAGCGGCAAAGAAAACTATTCCGTGGGAAATCTCATCGAGGCGGGAGGGCTTCTGACGACGATCGTACAGTCCGATAAGGTCTACGTCGATTTTGCGATACCCGCCGACACCTATCGTAAAAGCACGCTGCTCGCCGAACAGGGCTTCCTTAAAACAGAAGAGGGCGGTCCCTATGTGGAGCTGGCGCTGGGTGACGGCACTAAGATAGATAAAAAGGGAAAGATCGACTTCCAGAACCAGTTCGTAACGCCGCAGACCGCTTCGATCAACGCGCGCGCCGTATTTGACAATAAGGGCAATTCTCTCTATTCAGGGCAGTTTGTACGCGTCTATGTGAAAGGATATTATGTTCCCAACATCATCCAGGTGCCGCTTAAAGCCATTCTGCAGGCCAGCGAAAAATCGTTCGTTTATAAGCTTAGCGATGAAAATACTACGGAAAAGGTTGAGATAACGATCCTCAGGACGATAGACAATACCTGTCTTGTGGGCAAGGGACTCGAAGAGGGAGAGAGAATAGTGCTTGACGGCGTCGGCAAAGTGCGCCCCGGCGAAAAGGTAGCTATAGAGGGAGCAAAATAA
- a CDS encoding ABC transporter permease: MSDLLLLRRFLIYRWMQNSLAAAVMAVSIALAVVILLLAEGLHGGLVRAANPFPMLMGAKGSPNQLVLNGVFLQDQPIGNIGYDQVEKLRLNPNVASAVPLGFGDNYRGYRLVGTEPDIFKISNGIGGGDKPWLTLLGGCTFQDAYEAVIGAEVARGCGLKIGDTFASIHGTVSADGGAAHREKYTVVGILAPLHGPYDGSILVGMESIWLAHSHGEAEEDHARSEVEHHDGREVTAVVIRPAGYAQAMQLAGQYVKDSEVQIVFPSKIVVQLFYIMGNIEQIMRIFSWGVICLALVIIACSLYWFIIGSTRDQAIMRALGATSENVSALNFEMGMALVLCGSVLGMILGHAAFCALGSILQSKTAVYISAGFLPEEAALMAMILLCGAVCSWLPSRLLGRRDIVETL; the protein is encoded by the coding sequence ATGAGCGATCTATTATTGCTAAGACGTTTTCTTATCTACAGATGGATGCAAAACTCTCTAGCGGCGGCGGTGATGGCGGTCAGTATCGCGCTCGCCGTCGTTATTTTGCTTCTGGCCGAAGGGCTGCACGGCGGGCTTGTTCGTGCGGCAAATCCCTTTCCGATGCTCATGGGGGCCAAGGGCAGCCCGAACCAGCTGGTGCTGAACGGCGTCTTTCTGCAGGATCAGCCTATCGGCAACATCGGCTACGATCAGGTGGAGAAGCTGCGCCTCAATCCCAATGTGGCCTCCGCCGTCCCCCTGGGCTTTGGCGATAACTATCGCGGTTATCGTCTGGTCGGCACGGAGCCGGATATTTTTAAAATCAGCAACGGTATCGGCGGCGGGGATAAGCCATGGCTCACTCTCTTGGGGGGATGTACTTTTCAGGACGCCTACGAGGCGGTGATCGGCGCCGAGGTGGCGCGCGGCTGCGGTCTGAAGATAGGCGATACATTTGCATCCATTCACGGTACGGTGAGCGCGGATGGCGGTGCGGCGCACCGCGAGAAATATACCGTTGTCGGTATTCTTGCTCCGCTGCACGGTCCATATGACGGCAGCATCCTAGTCGGTATGGAGAGCATATGGCTGGCACACTCCCACGGAGAGGCCGAGGAAGATCATGCGCGGTCGGAGGTCGAACACCATGATGGCCGCGAGGTGACGGCGGTCGTTATACGGCCCGCGGGCTACGCGCAGGCGATGCAGCTGGCGGGACAGTACGTTAAGGATTCCGAGGTGCAGATCGTCTTTCCCTCGAAGATAGTTGTTCAGCTCTTTTACATTATGGGCAATATTGAACAGATAATGCGGATATTCAGCTGGGGCGTCATTTGTCTGGCGCTGGTCATAATCGCCTGCTCTCTATATTGGTTTATCATCGGCAGTACGCGTGACCAGGCGATCATGCGGGCCCTTGGCGCTACCAGTGAGAATGTGTCGGCGCTCAACTTTGAAATGGGCATGGCCCTGGTTCTTTGCGGCTCCGTCCTCGGGATGATCCTTGGGCACGCCGCCTTCTGCGCGCTAGGCTCGATACTGCAGAGTAAGACGGCTGTTTACATTTCGGCGGGTTTCCTACCGGAAGAGGCGGCGCTTATGGCGATGATCCTTCTCTGCGGAGCCGTTTGCTCGTGGCTGCCCTCGCGCCTGCTGGGCAGACGGGATATCGTCGAGACGCTGTAG
- a CDS encoding ABC transporter ATP-binding protein, with amino-acid sequence MNLLEISGLQKTFYDAGGSAAAHISVPKLVLAPGEMLILEGPSGSGKTTLLHLISGLLKEDEGEIIFGGVSVTGFTAKERDRWRAANIGYIFQKLNLLEALTAEENIILAAKWRAGRQPDEDPRQAAIALLEHMGLGNKAKARPSKLSLGEQQRVAILRAVFNRPRLLLADEPTASLDRSNADIVLALLKELCGRYGAALLLSTHDDYVKAQFGRRYDIRIGRYAE; translated from the coding sequence GTGAACCTGCTTGAGATAAGCGGTCTTCAAAAGACCTTTTATGACGCCGGTGGCAGCGCGGCGGCCCATATCTCCGTGCCAAAGCTTGTGCTTGCACCCGGTGAAATGCTGATCCTCGAGGGGCCCAGCGGCAGCGGCAAGACCACTTTGCTTCATCTCATTTCCGGCCTCCTGAAAGAGGATGAGGGCGAAATTATATTTGGCGGCGTTTCCGTGACAGGTTTCACGGCGAAAGAACGCGACCGCTGGCGGGCCGCCAATATCGGCTATATATTTCAAAAACTTAATCTGCTCGAGGCTTTGACGGCGGAAGAGAATATTATTCTGGCCGCCAAATGGAGGGCCGGCCGCCAGCCGGACGAAGATCCGAGGCAGGCTGCCATCGCTTTATTGGAGCATATGGGGCTGGGCAACAAGGCAAAGGCGCGTCCCTCGAAGCTTAGTCTGGGAGAGCAGCAGCGCGTGGCGATACTGCGCGCCGTCTTCAACAGGCCGCGTCTTCTGCTCGCGGACGAACCGACTGCGAGCCTCGACCGCAGCAACGCCGATATCGTTCTGGCCCTTCTGAAAGAGCTGTGCGGCCGGTACGGGGCGGCGCTGCTCCTAAGCACTCACGACGATTATGTGAAGGCGCAGTTTGGCAGGCGCTACGATATACGAATAGGCAGGTATGCTGAATGA
- a CDS encoding alkaline phosphatase has protein sequence MNLFTDKKKVVAAVALGLSCALTACIPNPALARYSAPQEETVRVLPINRAKFLQGQKFDFAVEVKNGSASGIQVTVNGKDAAAFFGKKASTSMEGPIAVYRIDDVSFPKSGKYTVSVTDADGRRSVEYSVTDEKSKKRAKNVILLIGDGMSVQAREIARILSKGITEGKYNDLLNMEKMPHMALITTSGYDSLVTDSANSASAYATGHKSVVNAMGVYENCTKDPLDDPKVENIIELAKRTRGMATGIVSTSNITDATPAAMLAHTRRRAELNYIAQDMLTERHRPDVILGGGSANFLPKSVNGSKRKDDVNVIKGFEDLGYRFSSTKSELDKIPAEADKLLGLYHLNHMNVYVDRAMLKNPKVLGGFDDQPGLVEMTDKAIRALSKNKNGFFLMVEGACIDKQLHVLDWQRAAYDNIEFDQAVGVAQKFAEKNPDTMIVVVADHAHGASITGTYHELDGKKGREAVRTYADAKWTTFEDLDGDGYPDDPNPSVTLAVQFANHPDTNVDYRFKQVPTDPAIMSGDKAVANPNIKGELAPGNIPAADLQEVHSADDILLNAQGPGSEYFRGVMDNTEVFFGIVRALGLDGNKNVK, from the coding sequence ATGAATTTGTTCACGGACAAGAAAAAAGTCGTGGCGGCGGTCGCTCTGGGATTGAGCTGCGCGCTGACGGCCTGCATTCCAAACCCCGCTCTGGCCCGGTATTCCGCGCCGCAGGAAGAGACTGTCAGAGTTTTGCCGATCAACAGGGCAAAATTCCTTCAGGGGCAGAAATTTGACTTTGCTGTGGAGGTAAAGAACGGCTCCGCCTCCGGGATACAGGTGACGGTCAACGGCAAAGACGCGGCCGCCTTTTTTGGTAAGAAGGCCTCGACGTCGATGGAGGGTCCCATAGCCGTCTACCGTATCGACGACGTAAGTTTCCCCAAGTCAGGCAAGTACACCGTCAGCGTCACGGACGCCGATGGCAGGCGCAGCGTAGAGTACAGCGTCACCGACGAAAAGTCTAAAAAACGCGCGAAAAACGTCATCCTCCTGATAGGCGACGGTATGAGCGTACAGGCGAGAGAGATCGCGCGCATACTCTCCAAGGGTATTACCGAGGGCAAGTACAACGATCTGCTGAATATGGAAAAGATGCCCCACATGGCGCTAATCACGACCTCCGGCTATGATTCGCTCGTCACAGACTCCGCCAACAGCGCCTCCGCCTACGCGACGGGCCATAAGAGCGTCGTCAACGCGATGGGCGTCTATGAAAACTGCACAAAAGATCCCCTTGACGACCCCAAAGTAGAAAATATTATCGAGCTTGCGAAACGTACGCGCGGCATGGCGACCGGCATCGTCTCCACCTCCAACATCACCGATGCTACGCCGGCGGCGATGCTGGCCCATACTCGCCGCCGCGCGGAGCTCAACTATATCGCGCAGGATATGCTGACGGAACGCCACCGCCCGGACGTGATCCTCGGCGGCGGGTCGGCTAACTTCCTGCCGAAGAGCGTCAACGGCTCCAAGCGTAAAGACGACGTTAATGTGATCAAGGGTTTTGAAGACCTTGGCTACCGTTTTTCAAGCACGAAGAGCGAACTTGATAAGATTCCCGCCGAAGCCGACAAACTGCTGGGCCTCTATCACCTCAACCACATGAATGTCTATGTGGACCGCGCGATGCTGAAAAACCCTAAGGTCCTCGGCGGTTTCGATGACCAGCCCGGGCTTGTGGAGATGACCGACAAAGCCATCCGCGCCCTGAGCAAAAATAAGAACGGCTTCTTCCTGATGGTCGAGGGAGCCTGCATTGACAAGCAGCTGCACGTCCTTGACTGGCAGCGCGCCGCCTATGACAATATTGAGTTTGACCAGGCGGTCGGAGTGGCGCAGAAATTTGCCGAGAAAAACCCCGACACGATGATAGTAGTCGTCGCCGACCATGCCCATGGCGCGAGCATCACCGGCACCTACCACGAGCTTGACGGCAAGAAGGGCCGTGAAGCTGTGCGTACTTACGCCGACGCCAAATGGACCACCTTCGAGGACCTCGACGGCGACGGATACCCCGATGATCCTAATCCCTCCGTGACCCTCGCGGTACAGTTCGCCAACCATCCCGATACAAACGTCGATTACAGATTCAAGCAGGTTCCCACCGACCCGGCGATCATGTCAGGCGACAAGGCGGTTGCCAATCCCAATATCAAAGGTGAATTAGCTCCCGGCAACATTCCCGCCGCTGATTTGCAGGAGGTCCACTCCGCCGACGATATCCTCCTCAACGCGCAGGGCCCCGGCTCCGAATACTTCCGCGGCGTAATGGACAATACCGAGGTGTTCTTCGGCATCGTCAGGGCGCTTGGCCTGGACGGCAATAAGAACGTCAAATAG